From the Paenibacillus sp. MMS20-IR301 genome, the window CGGTATTCAAGCACAGGTAATTGTTTCTGATCTATCTCAAAAAGGGTCTGCGGCGGAGCTCTACCAACAATGTGCTGGGCGTGATCTGAGGGTTGATATTCTAATTAATAATGCAGGCTTCGCGACCCATGGACTATTTGAACAGCTGTCAGGAGCAAGACAACATGATGAAGTGATGCTGAATGTAGCGGCGGTAGTAGATCTTACTCATTTATTTTTACCGGATATGTTGAAAAAGAAAAGCGGAATGGTTATTAATGTGGCATCCACTGCAGCATTTCAGCCTACTCCTAATATGGCGGTATATGGGGCTACAAAAGCATTCGTGTTATCATTTACAGAGGCGCTGTGGGAGGAAAACCGAAAACGCGGCGTACAATTTCTTGCATTATGTCCCGGCTCTACGGAGACTGAGTTTTTTAATATTGTGGGGGCGGAAGAGGCCTCTGTAGGTAAGCGGGATACTCCAGACAATGTTGTTCAGGTAGCAATTCGCGCGCTTCAAGCTAAAAAGGTATTTGCAATCCCAGGGGTGAAAAACTATATTTCAGCTCAAATGCCCCGCCTCTTCACAAGAAAACAAATGCTTTTTGTTGTTGGGAGAATGCTCCGGCCACGTCATTAACGCGTGAGACAATTATTATGAAACTTCTGCTAACATTCCAGCAGGAGTTTTTTTATTACAACCAAAATCTAGTTTCGCAGGGATTCGCATGCAATTAACGTCTTATTTGTTAGAGGTGCCCTCAGTAAGAGATGCACGAATCTAAAGGAGATTAACCATGAACAAGATACCGAAGAGAAGAGGAACAATCACTAAAGCAATCGCCATCCTGCTGATCGCAATCATCACGACGATTGTTTGTTGGCATGAGCTTGGAACTCTAATAACGTCAGGGAATTACGATAGTGAGCCGAACATGGTGGAAACCATAATGGCCAAAACAGCAACACCAGGCGTAGCGGTCGTAACCTCCAAGCAGGGCAAGTCAGAATTTAAGACATACGGCTACGCGGATGCGAAACAAGAAAAGCTGGTCACGGAGGAATCACTCTTTGAGCTGGGCTCGACGACCAAGGCGTTTACGGCGCTGGCTGTTATTTTGTTACAAGAAGAGGGGGGCTTGGCGTATTCCGATTATATCTCAGAACATCTTCCCTGGTTTGCTCCAACCTATAAGGGGGAGAAGGCTGAGATTTCAATTAATCAGCTCTTGGCTCATACCAGCGGTATACCGTCTTGGAGCATCAGACTAATTCCGGAAGGGTCTAGTACGGAAATGCTGGCTACAACCATACATAAGTTCTCTGACATTGCGCTGGATACAGATCCGGGGACTGCATATCAATATGCCACGGTGAATTATGATATTCTGGCGATGATTATTGAACAGGTTACAGGCATGCGCTATCAGGATTATGTGACGGAGCATATCCTGCTTCCGCTGGGGATGACGGACAGTTATTTTTCATCAGGACAGGAGGAGCAGCCGGAGCAGCTTGCGCAAGGCTATCGCGTGTTTTTTGGAAAAAGCGTAGCGTACAATGCCCCCAGATATTACGGGAATATGGCTGCGGGGTACCTGGTAACGAATATCAAGGATCTGGAGCACTGGATCAATGCGCAGCTGGGCATAGGCGAAATACCGGAGGATCTGAGGAACGCCATTCAGCAATCCCATGAGGTTGATATCCGGACAGCCGGAGTTGAAGCTAAGAACCAGTTCTATGCTTTCGGATGGAGTCAAGACCTGGACGGGCAGGTGATCAGTCATAGCGGGCGTAACCCGAATTATTCCTCTCAGGTCATTATGGATAAAGGGCGGCAGGAGGCGGTATTCGTACTCACCAATCTGAACTCAACAGCCCCTTCGCTAATTGCTCAGAATATGTATGAACTAATGAACGGGAAGCCTATGCACACCTTTAAATATGATGACAGCAACATCATTATTGACTGGGTAGCATCGTTGTTAGTCCTGTTATCGGTTATCGGAATTACTCTTAAGGTAATTTCACTGGCCGGGGGGATAAACCAGCACATCTTGGATGAACAAGCCAAACGGAGCAACAAGCTCCGGACTCGTGCAACTCTGATTGTTAGATCGCTGCTGTTACTCTTAGTGCTGATCTGGCCTTTTTTGATTAATTATAATTACTCGATGATTAGCGTCTGGCTATCCTGGTCCGTATTGTTGTGGATGGGGCTTGCTGTGATTAGCTGCGTGTTGTCGATGATATTAGTCCGTATCCGCCGCTGATCATTTATATTTAACATAACGCTGCGTTATGTAAGTAGTTTATATAAATGGTTAATTTATGATATGGTAGAAATATATTAATTGGTTTGATAAATACATAGCTGGAGGTATGTACTAATAGTGAAGTCAGGAATGCAATTGAGAAATCGGGTTCAAATAAGTATCCAAATGCTAATTCTTTTTCTTATCGGATACACCATTTCACATTTTCTAATGGAAGGGATTGCTGCAGTTTTTTATTACGAAGGAATGCCAGACGAAGTCCGGATTATTGTTTCGAGATTTAGTGTGCTCGGGTATATTCTGCCTTTTCTTTTCCTGGCTCCGCGGAGTGTTTTTAATTCTGAGTTTTTTCGTATTGGAGATTTCCAATCCAGTATCTTTTTTCCTTTTATCTGGCGGGGAAAAGAAGATCCGGTATGGAGGTTTCTCATTATCTTTGTGTTTGTAGCGCCAGCTGGGTCAAGTTTCTTTATATATTTCTTTATAAGTCATTTAGATGGCAGCTCATTAAGGCTTCTGTTGTATTATGGACTGCTTTTTTCGCTAGTTAATTCAATTCTGGAGGAACTAGTATGGAGAGGGATTATACTTAACCAATTCGTCAAATGGTCTGGAAACGTATATGGATTAATTGTAACCAGCCTGTTCTTTGGTATGGCTCATTATGATTTGGGGTTTTCGCTTGGAATGTGCATCGCCTTTTCAGTTGGAGGTTTCTTTATGGGAGGAACGGCCATACGGTCTAAGGGGCTTGTTGCGTCCATACTGATGCATATTTATATGAATTTAGTTTTTGTATTGACTGGATTGATTTTCAGTTAAAGACTGTTTCTGCAATGAAAAACAAATTTAACTTGGTTGGGAGGATTCAGTTTATGGAAGCGAAGAAGATTGGGGCAAGCGATTATCTTGCATTAGGTTTATACGCTTTTGCAGGATTCGGTCTTGAGGTTGTTTTGTCAATGCTATTGCCTTCTATATTGGGGGTTGAAAGCTCTGAGTATACCCTCATCCATCATTGCATACACTGGGGGCTTACATGCATTTTGTGGGGAAGTATGGCTCTATTACTGATAAGGCTTTCAAGGAAGAAATACGCCTTTGATCTTATGAAGTTAAACGAAGCGCCTGACTCCAAGGGATGGTTACTTGCGGCTCTGATTTCTGTTATAGCAATAGCTGCTACTACCATTGTATGGGGCGGCTTTAAGCCGGTTGAGGAGTACAAGGGGATCGTTAGATTTATTGCCCAGAATATCTATTACTTATTCGAAGCGGCCTTGATTCTGCTGACAATTGCTTTTGGCCAAAAATTCGGTGAAACGCTCTTTAAAAGAGGCGGTCTGCCTTATGGAGGATTCTTTCTTGCTCTCACATGGGGGCTTATACATATTCTACTGCAGGGCGGGCCGACTGGTGCTTATGCGTTCTTCATGTCTCTTCTATATGGCACTATATACATACTTTTGAAAAAGAACATCCGGTATTCTTATGTGATGATTGCGGTTGTGTTTATTTTGTAAGCCTTCCCAGCGCAGGGACATACATAAGAATGTGCAATACAGACAAAGGAAGTGTCGTTAGCTTATGAAAATTGGAGTGATTGCCGATGTTCACGGTAACGCTCCTGCCCTACAAGCAGTCCTTAATGAGTTTGACATGAGGCAGGACATTGAACATATTTATTGTCTGGGAGATATGATAGGGATTGGTCCTGATTCAAATGAAGTCTTGGCAATCTTGTTTGCCAGAAATGATGTCTCTATGATTACCGGAAATCACGATGAAGCAGTGTTGGCCCTTTTAAAAGGGGGAGAGTATCCGGTAAGCCACACTCATGCTAAAGAGCATCACCAATGGATAGCAGATCATCTGGACAAAAGGTTCATCACACCGTTAGAGCAGCTTTCACGGATAATTACTGTAACCATCGAAGGCAAGTCTATATTATTTATCCATTATCACATGGAGCATGCCAAACGGGATGAGCATATAAGCAAGGACCCTTTTAGTGAGATTGTTGAGCCAGGTTTAGATCATTTGATCTCTCTGTTCAAAGGAAACGAAGCTGACTTAATATGTTTTGGGCATCATCATCCCATTCATTTTTTTGAGGGTAAAGATACAATCTTTCTAAATCCAGGTTCTTTAGGATGCAACTCGAAACCTGCTGCCCCCTATTCAGTAGTAGAACTGGCAAAAGACAATATTACAGTTCGTTTAGAAGCAGCCTCCTACGATAACACGAAATTCTTAGAATCATATGAAGTATTGCAGGTTCCGCAACGTGATTTTCTTATGAAAGCTTTTCATGGTAATCAGTGCAGGGGAAGGAGGGAAAAGTCTTGAAAAAACTCGGGATGCAAGGAATCCCCACCAATAATGAGTTCGCCCATTTGCCATGGTTTACGGGGCTGAGATGATGGATGATAATAGGAAAGATGCTTAGGTAACCTTATCGAATATACTAGAGAAAGCAAATGAGTTAGTAGATATAGGGCTTGAACTATTGCACACGATTGTTGGCGTTCGCTCCCACTAAGGAAGCCAAACGTGGGGTTGGAGCAGGTTATAGAGGGCTATTGCCATCTGTCTGGTTCAATACAATCCAGGGAAGGACACCACAGCCTTTATTTGCTCAAAAAAAGTCATTTGGGCGGGCTTACGGACATGAGGGTCCTTATCCGCCGCTTATCATGGGCAAACACCATTTTTTCGGTGAAATAACGGCGCTGATGTCCGCAAGTCCGGCACTCAGGTAGCTTTCTGCAGGCTTAACGTCTCTCATGTCCGTAACGCTAAGCTAGTCATTTGAACAACCGTTGCGTGGCTGGCTGCATTTCTTAATCGAGGGTACATTCAACCATTTACCGGTCGCTAGTGCCCCTATATATCCCACCACCACCGACTCTCTTTTTCTAAAGTTTTTAATTCAACTTATATAGAATATTTAAAGAGAATCGAGGATCTCAAATGAAATTGGGAATGCCCACTTTAGCCGAATACACATCTATAGCTGATAATGTCCAATTATGTAAAGCACTTGGATTGGAATTTATCGAATTAAATATGAACCTTCCGATCTGCACACCAGAGAAATTAAGTCCTTCGGAAATAGGTTACTACAAAGAAAAATACGGAATCGATTTTACAATTCATCTCCCTGAAGAATTAGATTTATCCTCCTATCACCCGTCAATAAGGAAGGGGCATCTAGAACGTTGCAGACAAGCGATGGAGTGGGCAAATCTGTCAGGAATAAAAACGCTGAACATGCACTTAAATAATGGGATTTATTTCACCCTGCCGCAAACAAAGATCTGGATTAATGAACAGTATGAAGCCGATTTTTTAGAATTACTTTATGATTCGTATTCAGAACTTTATCATTTGGCTAAAATGTTTGAGGTTGAATTATGTATTGAGAACACGGGGAATTTTCACATTCCGCATATTCGAAAGGCTCTTGATCAGTTAAGTTCATTCAATAACTTCTATCTTACCTGGGATGTGGGTCATGATGCGAAGGCAGGTTTCGATGAAGAATCCATCTTTACTTATTTCAGTGATCATATCAAACATATGCATCTTCACGATTATAATGGCAAATCGGATCATCAGCCCTTATATACTGGAATTGTTCCAATCGATAACCGGCTGGAATTTGCTCAGCGAAACGATTTGTCTGTTGTTATTGAAATTAAAACCAGTCAGTCTTTAACTGAATCCGTATCGGAGCTTAAGAAAAAAGATTACCTAAGCTAACGAGAATGCTAACTCATAATACTAATAGAACCCATGGGATTTTCCGTGGGGTATTTGTTTTGGTTAAATACTTTTTCGGATGAACAAGGGATGGCATTTCGCCGTTGACAATATTTTGAAAGTGACGTACAGTAAATGGTAAGTGATAAGTAGTAAGTAGTAAGTAAAACGGATATAAATAAAATTCTTCATTCACAGGAAACATGAACCGGATTGTCAAATCATGGGTAGGGGTGGATGGCTATGACGGATTTGAATTTAGCTCAAAGTTTTGCGCTGGTCGCATTAAATGCACAGAGTAGTCTTTACATGACTAATGCAAAGAAAGTGTCTCTGCGTTCTATTGCTGCAGCGGTTGTTTTGGAGGCTTACTTAGAGGGATATTTCACACAAGAGGATAACAAGCTGTTTATCCGCAAAGAAGCTCTGGACCAATCCAGTTCAACGCTCTACAGAGAAACTGTTCTATTACCATTGCTCCATAATCATGCTGAGATGCAAGGTGATCTGGGATGGTGTCTGAAGAAAGCTTCCATGCTGCCTAACAAAAAATTAAAAGAGCTTGAAATCGCGTTAGCGGATGATCTAAAGGCAATGAATTTGCTGGAAGAGATCCCAAGTCTGTTAGGAAGCGATATGTATTTTGATTCAGCGGGTGTTGAAATGAAAGCCTATCGCAGCCACAATGGAGTGTATACAAGCATTACAGAGAACCTTCGGGCAGAAATTCTGGAAGAGGGAACGGTAACGGATGAGATTATTGGCATGCTGTGGCTGCTTCGCGAAAGTGGATGTATGCATGATTTCTTCTCGCGGAATGAACTGGAGCAGATTAATACCAGAATGCACGATCTGTACGTCAGTAACTTATGGGCAAAGTCATTGTTTCGGACCCAGATTCATCATGGATTTGAGTTAGGGGTCAAACAGTTCCTGCAATTGAAGTCGAAGTTGGTGAAGACATCTGCGGGCAGCAGTATCAATTTTTTCTTCCCTTTCCTTGAGCGGTCACAAGCAGTCTTTATAGAGACAGAGGCTTGGTTTGATAATAGTAATAAAAGGCTAAACTTCGTCCTTGCAAGGTTAACCTCCTATGGACATGAAGTTACGGTGATTGAAAAAGGATCAATTGCAACCCTCAAGATTGATAATCTGCTATACGATGTGATTCCGCATTTTGTAATGATGAAAGTACCGATTCAAGGTGTGCGTCTTGTTCCGAAGCGCCCACTGTAAAGGAGTGGGATCTATTGTCCAGGCAACGTTCGATGGAGGCGATTCTGGCCTCAGAGTATGTATCTATTGGTGAATTAGTAAGAATTACAGGTTCTCGTTACAGCACGCTGAAACATTACACCGAGGAAGGCATGCTGCCCTTTGAACAGGCTGAAGAGAATTTAACACGCCGATATAAAAGAGAGGATACCGTCGCACGCATCCTTTGGATAAAAGAGCTGAAAGCGAACGGGTTATCTATTCCGCAGATTAAAGAGGCTATAGGGATAACAGTCGTTAGTCTGAAGGAGGGGGAATAACATGAAACAAGCTCATGTGGTTCGTAAATGAGCTTGTTTTGCTGCGAATATTATTTTTTAACAGGGTAGCGCTTGGGATTATCGGTCTGCCCTAAAATATAATCAATGCTTACGTTATGGAAATTAGCCAGCGTAATCAAAACGGCGCTCGGAACATCCAAATTCCCATTCTCGTAGCGGGAGTAGGTGGCTTGTGTAATATGTAAAAGTTCAGCCATTTGTTGCTGTGTTAGATCTTTGTCTTCGCGCAAGTCGCGGATTTTTGTATACAATGCTCTTCACCCAAGCCAAGTTTACTTTATGCGAAAAATGCATATTGTTATTTATGCGTTTTTCGCATAAAATTTATACATGGTAGAGTATTAGTCTGCGAAAGGAGGCTTGATGGTAATCATTTTGGAGGATTTCTATTACGCAAAATTACGACCGAATGAGTTGATTAAGCCTAATGATCCGGAATTGCAGAAGATTAATCAGAGAATTATTGATGTACTGCACATGCTTAAAACAAAAATGTCCGAAGAAGATTTTGAACAAGTTGAAGAGCTATATGATTTACAGAGTGACTCAAATTCTTTGCACTCAGCATTATCTTTTATCCAAGGCTATAAGATAGGAGCATTAATGATGATTGATGTCTTTAGTGGGGAGAAAGATTCCATCTATGAAGGCATATAATTAGCAGTGAAGGAACCGGAGTGTAAGTTTGCTTCGGTTTTTTTGTTTGGTAATAACTGAAAAAAACCATTAGAGTCGGAATCGATCTTGGGCATATTGCGATATGGTTAACGGATAACAAGATACCTATGCCGTACAACAACGAAATGTGGCCAAATGGAGATTCCCTGAAGAAGAACGAATCAAGGTTATGAGAACACATGAGAAATTGAAGACACAGGAAGAACATGATGCCATCGTAGGAGGTTTAGTGAAGAATAGGCTGATGAATCCCAATAGCTGGAGATGAATATTTCCCCTGTTGGAATTACTCTACTGTGAGAAATGCGGAAGTAGAATGCAGTTCAGAGTCGGTAAAAGCAAGAAACAGGGCCAATTTTGGAGTGCTTTATGCTATCACCATTATAAGGATGGCAGCAAATGTGAGCAGAAGGGGAAGGTGTTGGACGAAGCGTTTTTTGATACTTTATATGAGCGGATCAGCAATGTTGACCCGATTATTTTGCAGGAAATCGAGCAGCAAGGTCGCGGTTATAACGATACGAAGATTATGATTGCCGTGAAGGAGCAGGAGCTGCAAAAGCATAAACGGGCATTAGATAAACTACATGAATCCTATGAAGAGGACATGATTGCAAAGCAGGTCTTCTTGGAGCGGAAAATTGTTAGAACAAGACAGATTCAGAAACTCGAGGAAGAATTGCAGGATTTGCGGAAGGTGGTAGTGGATGAAGGTAATTATCCTACGATGGAGCAGATCGTTGAACGGATTGGGCAGTTTTGAGAGCTGTGTAGTGAAGCGGTGACAAGTGAAGAGAAGAATCGGGCGTTGAGGAAGCTAGTGGAGCGGATTGTTTATAACCGGGAAGGAAATCGGGTGGAGTTGACGGTTTGTTATAGGTAGTAAAAATAAGAATATCAAATCATAGTAAAGGGCCTCTAGAATTTATTCTAGAGCCATTTGCATGGGGTAATTTGGTCTTTTTGGGAGGGGAAAATCAATTCTTGTCGAATATTTTTAACAGTAGTAGTTTCACAACTAATAAATGGTTAATAGTGCAAAGAAATTCTATAAGTTCGAGTTTTCAATTCAGTTAACATTTTATCTAAGTAAAGTTTCACTTAATAAAAAGGGCTCATTTCCTTTTTTAAAAGTGATTATTATTTGATATAGAACTGTATGTAACTTGGAAATGTCTTGGTAATTTATAATGATTAGGATCACTAAATTATAAAAGGGGAAGATGGGGAAATTGAGAACAAATTTAAATGCATATAATTTTCAAAAATTAACACCTATAAAAAATGCTGATTTAAGCATTTACGAGGCTGCTTTAGATTTTGTATTTCAAGAAGAAGATCTAAAGAATATTGCCATAACAGGCCCCTATAGTGCAGGGAAAAGTAGTGCTGTTGAATCATACTTATTTAGTAGACCTGATAAACAATTCTTGAATATTTCGCTTGCGCATTTCGATTCAGTGAAAAATGAAGGTGAGATGAGTGATCCTGAGATAATAGAAACCTTAAAAAACACAACAAATAATGATGCTGCAATTGAAGGGAAAATCCTAAATCAGTTAATTCATCAAATTAATCCTCAGAGTATTCCTCAATCACATTTTAAGGTGAAAAGAAAGGTATCAAAACGAAAGATCTTCCGAATTTCTTCTCTTTTTACTATTTCGATTATATTGATACTATATATTTTGAATTTTAAAACTTGGAAAGATACATTTGATGGTTTATCCAGTAAATGGTTAAAAACTTTCCTTGAATTTTCAACTTACGATAGCTCTTTTTTCTTGGGAGGAGTATGTGCAGTTATCATTTTGTTAGTTACAATTTACAGTATTGTTAAAATTCAATATAACCGAAATATATTTAAGAAAATAACAGTTCAAGGAAACGAAATTGAAATATTTTCAGAAGCAAATGAATCCTATTTTGATAAATACCTTAACGAAGTGCTTTACCTTTTTGAAAATGCTGACGTTGAAGTCATAGTTTTTGAAGATATTG encodes:
- a CDS encoding SDR family oxidoreductase; the protein is MIAIKNKWTLITGASSGIGEAFAHEFAARGSHLILVARSETKLIALAEKLHIKHGIQAQVIVSDLSQKGSAAELYQQCAGRDLRVDILINNAGFATHGLFEQLSGARQHDEVMLNVAAVVDLTHLFLPDMLKKKSGMVINVASTAAFQPTPNMAVYGATKAFVLSFTEALWEENRKRGVQFLALCPGSTETEFFNIVGAEEASVGKRDTPDNVVQVAIRALQAKKVFAIPGVKNYISAQMPRLFTRKQMLFVVGRMLRPRH
- a CDS encoding serine hydrolase domain-containing protein; this encodes MNKIPKRRGTITKAIAILLIAIITTIVCWHELGTLITSGNYDSEPNMVETIMAKTATPGVAVVTSKQGKSEFKTYGYADAKQEKLVTEESLFELGSTTKAFTALAVILLQEEGGLAYSDYISEHLPWFAPTYKGEKAEISINQLLAHTSGIPSWSIRLIPEGSSTEMLATTIHKFSDIALDTDPGTAYQYATVNYDILAMIIEQVTGMRYQDYVTEHILLPLGMTDSYFSSGQEEQPEQLAQGYRVFFGKSVAYNAPRYYGNMAAGYLVTNIKDLEHWINAQLGIGEIPEDLRNAIQQSHEVDIRTAGVEAKNQFYAFGWSQDLDGQVISHSGRNPNYSSQVIMDKGRQEAVFVLTNLNSTAPSLIAQNMYELMNGKPMHTFKYDDSNIIIDWVASLLVLLSVIGITLKVISLAGGINQHILDEQAKRSNKLRTRATLIVRSLLLLLVLIWPFLINYNYSMISVWLSWSVLLWMGLAVISCVLSMILVRIRR
- a CDS encoding CPBP family intramembrane glutamic endopeptidase, which produces MKSGMQLRNRVQISIQMLILFLIGYTISHFLMEGIAAVFYYEGMPDEVRIIVSRFSVLGYILPFLFLAPRSVFNSEFFRIGDFQSSIFFPFIWRGKEDPVWRFLIIFVFVAPAGSSFFIYFFISHLDGSSLRLLLYYGLLFSLVNSILEELVWRGIILNQFVKWSGNVYGLIVTSLFFGMAHYDLGFSLGMCIAFSVGGFFMGGTAIRSKGLVASILMHIYMNLVFVLTGLIFS
- a CDS encoding metallophosphoesterase family protein, with translation MKIGVIADVHGNAPALQAVLNEFDMRQDIEHIYCLGDMIGIGPDSNEVLAILFARNDVSMITGNHDEAVLALLKGGEYPVSHTHAKEHHQWIADHLDKRFITPLEQLSRIITVTIEGKSILFIHYHMEHAKRDEHISKDPFSEIVEPGLDHLISLFKGNEADLICFGHHHPIHFFEGKDTIFLNPGSLGCNSKPAAPYSVVELAKDNITVRLEAASYDNTKFLESYEVLQVPQRDFLMKAFHGNQCRGRREKS
- a CDS encoding TIM barrel protein, which produces MKLGMPTLAEYTSIADNVQLCKALGLEFIELNMNLPICTPEKLSPSEIGYYKEKYGIDFTIHLPEELDLSSYHPSIRKGHLERCRQAMEWANLSGIKTLNMHLNNGIYFTLPQTKIWINEQYEADFLELLYDSYSELYHLAKMFEVELCIENTGNFHIPHIRKALDQLSSFNNFYLTWDVGHDAKAGFDEESIFTYFSDHIKHMHLHDYNGKSDHQPLYTGIVPIDNRLEFAQRNDLSVVIEIKTSQSLTESVSELKKKDYLS
- a CDS encoding helix-turn-helix domain-containing protein, with protein sequence MEAILASEYVSIGELVRITGSRYSTLKHYTEEGMLPFEQAEENLTRRYKREDTVARILWIKELKANGLSIPQIKEAIGITVVSLKEGE
- a CDS encoding helix-turn-helix transcriptional regulator: MYTKIRDLREDKDLTQQQMAELLHITQATYSRYENGNLDVPSAVLITLANFHNVSIDYILGQTDNPKRYPVKK
- a CDS encoding DUF6809 family protein, yielding MVIILEDFYYAKLRPNELIKPNDPELQKINQRIIDVLHMLKTKMSEEDFEQVEELYDLQSDSNSLHSALSFIQGYKIGALMMIDVFSGEKDSIYEGI
- a CDS encoding zinc ribbon domain-containing protein, whose protein sequence is MELLYCEKCGSRMQFRVGKSKKQGQFWSALCYHHYKDGSKCEQKGKVLDEAFFDTLYERISNVDPIILQEIEQQGRGYNDTKIMIAVKEQELQKHKRALDKLHESYEEDMIAKQVFLERKIVRTRQIQKLEEELQDLRKVVVDEGNYPTMEQIVERIGQF